The following coding sequences are from one Candidatus Borkfalkia ceftriaxoniphila window:
- a CDS encoding pyridoxamine 5'-phosphate oxidase family protein codes for MENIMGKVYDFLQKCGVFYVLTLNGGRPEGRPFGAVMEAYGKLFFSTAKTKQVYKQLTHNPIIQIIALKPNTREWIRINGEAIECEDIILKEKMLTECPFLKKRFNSACCEFFALFEVSLQDAYINIDNEFVKINE; via the coding sequence ATGGAAAATATAATGGGCAAAGTTTATGATTTTTTGCAAAAATGCGGTGTTTTCTATGTCTTGACGTTGAATGGCGGACGTCCTGAGGGCAGACCGTTTGGTGCGGTCATGGAGGCATATGGTAAATTGTTTTTTTCGACAGCCAAAACAAAACAAGTTTATAAACAATTGACGCATAATCCTATTATACAAATAATCGCTCTAAAACCGAATACAAGGGAGTGGATCCGAATCAATGGGGAAGCGATTGAATGTGAAGATATTATTCTGAAAGAAAAAATGTTGACAGAGTGTCCCTTTTTGAAAAAAAGATTTAATAGCGCTTGTTGTGAATTTTTTGCGTTGTTTGAAGTTTCTTTGCAAGATGCTTATATAAATATCGATAATGAATTTGTTAAAATCAATGAATAA
- the guaA gene encoding glutamine-hydrolyzing GMP synthase: protein MEHQKILILDFGGQYNQLIARRVREQNVYCDLLPYDMTVEKIREYDPIGIIFTGGPNSVYADNAPNVKKEIFDLGIPVLGICYGCQLIAYKLGGVVTHANTREYGKSEIEYEESPLFDGVDKNNVCWMSHTDYVSKVPEGFSVTATTKTCPAAGFADEKRKIYGIQFHTEVHHTRQGERILHNFLYSVCGAKGDWTMSNFVSEQVANLREKIGDKKVLCAMSGGVDSAVAATLVHKAVGDRLVCVFVDHGLLRKGEADEVVSIFRDGLGMNLIKSDAGERFLNKLKGVSDPEKKRKIIGEEFIKVFEGEAKAIGAVDFLVQGTIYPDVIESGKGASAVIKSHHNVGGLPSVVDFKEILEPLRDLFKDEVRKVGSELGLPDSVVQRQPFPGPGLAVRIMGEVTPERLKTLQDADYILREEIARAGLEREIWQYFAVITSTATVGVMGDSRTYENVIALRAVTSVDAMTADWARIPYDVLEKISTRIVNEVEHANRIVYDITSKPPATIEWE from the coding sequence ATCAAAAAATACTCATCCTCGATTTCGGCGGACAATACAACCAACTCATCGCGCGCCGCGTGCGCGAACAAAACGTCTACTGCGACCTTTTGCCCTACGATATGACCGTGGAAAAGATTCGGGAATACGATCCGATCGGCATCATTTTCACGGGCGGGCCCAACAGCGTGTATGCCGATAACGCGCCCAACGTAAAAAAGGAAATTTTCGATTTAGGTATTCCCGTGCTCGGGATCTGCTACGGCTGCCAGCTTATCGCGTATAAATTGGGCGGCGTGGTCACGCACGCCAATACACGCGAATACGGCAAGAGCGAGATCGAATACGAAGAGAGTCCTCTCTTTGACGGCGTGGATAAAAACAACGTCTGCTGGATGAGCCATACCGATTACGTGAGCAAAGTGCCCGAAGGCTTTTCGGTAACGGCAACCACGAAAACCTGTCCCGCCGCGGGATTTGCCGACGAAAAAAGAAAAATATACGGGATCCAGTTCCATACCGAGGTGCATCACACCAGACAGGGCGAACGGATATTGCATAATTTTCTCTATTCGGTCTGCGGCGCGAAAGGGGATTGGACGATGTCCAATTTCGTTTCCGAACAGGTTGCGAATTTGCGCGAGAAGATCGGAGATAAAAAAGTTTTATGCGCCATGAGCGGCGGCGTGGACAGCGCAGTCGCGGCAACGCTCGTGCACAAAGCGGTGGGCGATCGGCTCGTGTGCGTGTTCGTCGACCACGGTCTTTTGCGCAAGGGGGAGGCGGACGAGGTCGTTTCCATTTTCCGCGACGGACTTGGAATGAATTTGATTAAATCGGACGCGGGCGAACGTTTTTTGAATAAACTTAAAGGCGTGAGCGATCCCGAAAAGAAGCGCAAGATCATCGGCGAAGAATTTATCAAAGTATTCGAAGGCGAGGCAAAGGCGATCGGCGCCGTGGATTTCTTGGTGCAGGGAACGATTTATCCCGACGTCATCGAGAGCGGCAAGGGCGCTTCCGCGGTCATCAAGAGTCACCACAACGTGGGAGGTCTGCCCTCCGTCGTAGATTTCAAAGAGATTTTGGAACCGCTCCGCGACCTTTTTAAGGACGAAGTGCGGAAAGTGGGTTCCGAACTCGGACTGCCCGATTCCGTCGTGCAGCGCCAGCCGTTCCCCGGGCCGGGACTCGCCGTGCGTATTATGGGAGAAGTCACCCCCGAACGGCTGAAAACCTTGCAGGACGCCGATTACATTTTGCGCGAGGAGATCGCCCGCGCAGGGCTTGAAAGAGAGATTTGGCAGTATTTTGCGGTCATCACCTCGACCGCGACCGTCGGCGTCATGGGCGATTCGAGAACGTATGAAAACGTGATCGCCCTGCGTGCGGTGACGAGCGTGGACGCCATGACGGCGGACTGGGCACGTATTCCGTACGACGTTCTGGAAAAAATCAGTACCCGCATCGTCAACGAAGTCGAGCATGCGAACCGCATTGTCTACGACATCACCAGCAAACCGCCCGCCACCATCGAATGGGAATAA